One Mycobacterium sp. SMC-4 DNA window includes the following coding sequences:
- a CDS encoding cytochrome P450 produces the protein MTTEDVSSVDFFRDPRLTDDPFPLYEALRSKCPVSRENHYGVTMVTGWQEAVDVYNDATTFSSCISVSGPFPGFPVPLEGDDVTDVIAQHRDELPFSDQLPTLDPPVHTNHRGLLMRLITPKRLKENEDAMWQLADDILDEFLADGEGEFIAGFAGPFTLRVIADLLGVPEQDRPELLERLARGTHGGGLGNADKTLSKTPLEYLYDVFATYIEDRRAEPRDDVLTGLATATFPDGTVPDVGDVVRVATNVFSAGQETTVRLLSTALKVIGDRPDIQARLRADRSLLPNFIEECLRIESPVKGDFRLSRVPTVVGDQPISAGSTLMVLNAAANRDPRRFVDPDTFDPERKNARQHLAFGRGIHSCPGAPLARAETRVGIERLLDRTTDIRISEKHHGPPGDRRYRYIPTYILRGLTQLHLEFDLVGNQR, from the coding sequence ATGACGACGGAGGATGTGAGTTCCGTAGATTTCTTCCGTGATCCGCGGCTGACCGACGACCCATTCCCGTTGTACGAGGCCCTTCGCTCGAAGTGTCCCGTCAGTCGTGAGAACCACTACGGGGTGACGATGGTGACCGGCTGGCAGGAAGCGGTCGACGTCTACAACGACGCCACCACCTTCTCCTCATGCATCTCGGTGTCGGGCCCCTTCCCGGGCTTCCCGGTTCCCCTCGAAGGTGACGATGTCACCGATGTGATCGCGCAGCACCGCGACGAATTGCCCTTCAGTGATCAGCTCCCGACATTGGATCCACCGGTGCACACCAATCACCGGGGCCTGCTGATGCGCCTGATCACTCCCAAGCGCCTCAAGGAGAATGAGGACGCCATGTGGCAGCTGGCCGATGACATTCTCGACGAATTCCTGGCCGATGGCGAGGGTGAGTTCATCGCCGGGTTCGCCGGACCCTTCACGCTGCGGGTGATCGCCGATCTGTTGGGCGTGCCGGAACAGGATCGCCCGGAATTGCTCGAGCGGCTCGCGCGTGGCACCCACGGTGGCGGTCTGGGAAACGCGGACAAGACGTTGAGCAAGACACCGCTCGAGTACCTGTACGACGTTTTCGCGACGTACATCGAGGACAGGCGTGCCGAGCCCCGCGACGACGTGCTGACCGGCCTGGCGACCGCGACCTTCCCTGACGGAACCGTGCCCGACGTCGGCGACGTCGTTCGGGTGGCGACAAATGTGTTCTCGGCCGGGCAGGAGACCACGGTGCGATTGCTGTCCACGGCCTTGAAGGTGATCGGTGACCGGCCGGACATCCAGGCCAGGTTGCGGGCCGATCGCAGCCTGCTGCCGAACTTCATCGAGGAATGTCTGAGGATCGAGAGCCCGGTCAAGGGTGACTTCCGCTTGTCGCGCGTGCCGACGGTCGTCGGTGACCAGCCCATCAGCGCAGGCAGCACTCTGATGGTGCTCAACGCGGCCGCCAACCGTGACCCCAGGCGGTTCGTCGATCCCGACACGTTCGACCCGGAACGCAAGAACGCGCGCCAGCATCTGGCTTTCGGTCGCGGCATCCACAGCTGCCCCGGCGCGCCGCTGGCCCGTGCCGAAACCCGCGTGGGGATCGAGCGGCTTCTCGATCGCACCACCGACATCCGCATCAGTGAGAAACACCATGGTCCGCCGGGTGACCGCAGGTATCGCTACATCCCCACGTACATCCTGCGCGGCCTGACGCAGCTGCACCTGGAGTTCGACCTGGTCGGGAACCAACGATGA
- a CDS encoding TetR/AcrR family transcriptional regulator, translated as MTTPGRPQSGRTGEAATSWQERAIERRLGEARARAVERSTQFLATALELVEESGPASLTLQTLADRANLSLRTFYQHFAGKEELLLALYEDVTSKYTEAIREMVEAADGPMAQLEAWCRGVLSRPGASEAVGGRLVLLYNLSLELNNPEAFAKVWEPHRKLLTEILTACAEAGLIRDDLTLPQLTSLLGYTLTSFGQFNAVHEGLDGASLTEEVVWSWCRQAIMPRPDGSTGTS; from the coding sequence ATGACCACGCCGGGCAGACCCCAGTCGGGGCGAACAGGCGAAGCGGCCACGTCATGGCAGGAACGCGCTATCGAGCGCCGCCTCGGCGAGGCGCGCGCCCGGGCGGTGGAGCGGAGTACGCAGTTCCTGGCGACAGCCCTCGAACTCGTCGAGGAGTCCGGCCCGGCGAGCCTCACCCTGCAAACCCTCGCTGATCGCGCGAACCTGAGTCTTCGTACCTTCTACCAGCACTTCGCCGGTAAGGAAGAACTGCTGTTGGCGTTGTACGAAGACGTCACCTCGAAGTACACCGAAGCAATCAGAGAGATGGTCGAGGCCGCTGACGGCCCGATGGCACAGCTCGAAGCCTGGTGTCGGGGCGTCCTTTCCCGTCCGGGCGCGTCGGAAGCGGTGGGCGGTCGTCTGGTCTTGCTCTACAACCTCAGCCTCGAGTTGAACAATCCAGAGGCTTTCGCCAAGGTGTGGGAGCCGCACCGGAAGCTGCTGACGGAGATCCTCACGGCCTGCGCCGAAGCAGGTCTCATCCGTGACGATCTGACCCTGCCGCAATTGACGTCGCTCCTGGGTTACACGCTGACCTCGTTCGGTCAGTTCAACGCGGTTCACGAGGGATTGGACGGCGCCAGCCTCACCGAGGAGGTCGTCTGGTCCTGGTGCCGTCAGGCAATCATGCCCCGCCCCGACGGGTCGACCGGCACGTCATAG
- a CDS encoding AMP-binding enzyme has translation MKVGKTVGLPHPSLGEVVVACVVPRENASMDPEEIRRYLRGRLASYKVPRHVLFFEDADITLTGSDKIKSSDLRDLAMVRMSKTVAGQ, from the coding sequence GTGAAGGTGGGCAAAACGGTAGGCCTACCCCATCCCTCGCTCGGCGAGGTCGTCGTCGCCTGTGTCGTGCCCCGCGAGAACGCGAGCATGGATCCGGAGGAGATACGGCGCTACCTGCGGGGTCGGCTGGCGAGCTACAAGGTGCCGCGTCATGTGCTGTTCTTCGAGGACGCCGACATCACCCTCACCGGGAGCGACAAGATCAAGTCGAGTGATCTGCGCGATCTCGCGATGGTGCGAATGTCCAAAACGGTTGCCGGACAGTGA